CCCGATGCTCGATCGTAAGATAGGAAATGCAGCGCGATCCGTCGACCACATAGGGGCGCGGGATCGCCCCGGTCGGGCACGCCTCGAGGCACGCGGTGCACGAGCCGCAGCGGTCGGCGGCCGGAGCGCCCGCGGGAAGATCCCGATCGATGAGAAACCCGCCGAGGAAGAACCAGGAACCGGCCCCCGGCAGGATGAGGTTCCCGTTCTTTCCGCGCCAGCCGATTCCGGCCCGCTCGGCGAAGAGCTTCTCGAGGACGGGCGCCGAGTCGACGAAGGGGCGGGCGCGAGCGCCGGGGAGAACCGCGGCCACCGTGCGGAGGAGCTTTCGAAGGAGCGGGCGAAGAACGTTGTGGTAGTCGCGCCCGGCGGCGTACATCGACACGCGCCCCCCTCCCGTCCACGAGCGGGAAGGATGGAAGTAGCCGACCGCCCCGATCCACACGGAGCGCGCGCCGGGTAGAACGAGAGCCGGGTCCTTGCGCGCGGCGGCGCTCCGGACCATCCAGCCCATCGTTCCGTGCATCCCCTCGCGGAGCCAGCGATCGAGCCGCTCTTTCTCGACGTCGGGAACGGCGGCGGGCGCGACCCCGAACGAAGCGAACCCGAGGCGCCTCGCCTCCTCGCCGATCGCGAGGAGCGCGTCCTCGGGGGTCATGGCCGGACGCACCCCGCGCTCACGCGGCCGCATCGCCGACGAGGGAGACGTTCCGCTCTCCCACCGTCGCCTTGAGCCGCGCGAGAAGGTCCTCGTCCGGATCGACTCGATAACGCCGCGAGCGCATCTCGACGAGGCCCGCGTCCGTGTCGACCACGATGCGGACCGGAACGTTCCCCGGGTGCGCGTCGAGGAGCTCGCGGATTTCCCGGAGAGCGTCCTCCCCGAACGCCTCGATCGGCGCGCGGATCTGAAGGAGCTTGGCGAAGCGCGACCGGCACTCACGAAGAAGGAGGATCTCGTCGACGGAGACTTTCGGCGCGTCGTCGCTCCTG
This sequence is a window from Candidatus Eisenbacteria bacterium. Protein-coding genes within it:
- the queG gene encoding tRNA epoxyqueuosine(34) reductase QueG, which translates into the protein MTPEDALLAIGEEARRLGFASFGVAPAAVPDVEKERLDRWLREGMHGTMGWMVRSAAARKDPALVLPGARSVWIGAVGYFHPSRSWTGGGRVSMYAAGRDYHNVLRPLLRKLLRTVAAVLPGARARPFVDSAPVLEKLFAERAGIGWRGKNGNLILPGAGSWFFLGGFLIDRDLPAGAPAADRCGSCTACLEACPTGAIPRPYVVDGSRCISYLTIEHRGEVAPDLARRSGDWVFGCDICQEVCPWNRFARAASRADFRPREEIRTLTLPKALALGRERFERLFEGSPVRRAGWDRFRGSAQRAIENMRRDA